A window of Streptomyces gilvosporeus contains these coding sequences:
- a CDS encoding L,D-transpeptidase family protein, translated as MRLTGSAMRTAALAAAGLVLLAGCGGGAGDGDGKDDGAGKGERPGGPARGASATTHLKQIPEVGTALRSHIPADSRQIVAVYGKGFDSPESTVVLYEKGPKGWDRTASWAAHNGRHGWTLHHHEGDKRSPVGVFTLTDAGGVLADPGARLPYTHSAEFTPPSYWGKGTRHDFDYVVAINYNRVQGASPLDPTRPQGQAKGGGIWLHLDHGSGTSGCVSLPKAAMATLLRALDPQRHPVVVMGDRAHLLA; from the coding sequence ATGCGACTTACGGGCAGTGCGATGCGGACGGCGGCGTTGGCCGCAGCGGGGCTGGTCCTTCTAGCGGGCTGCGGGGGCGGCGCCGGGGACGGGGACGGCAAGGACGACGGGGCGGGCAAGGGGGAACGCCCCGGCGGTCCGGCGCGCGGCGCCTCGGCCACCACGCACCTCAAGCAGATCCCCGAGGTCGGCACCGCCCTCCGCTCGCACATCCCGGCCGACTCCCGGCAGATCGTCGCCGTCTACGGCAAGGGCTTCGACTCCCCCGAATCCACCGTCGTGCTGTACGAGAAGGGCCCCAAGGGCTGGGACCGCACGGCGTCCTGGGCCGCGCACAACGGCCGTCACGGCTGGACGCTGCACCACCACGAGGGGGACAAGCGCAGCCCCGTCGGCGTGTTCACGCTGACCGATGCGGGCGGCGTCCTGGCCGACCCGGGTGCCCGTCTGCCGTATACGCACTCGGCGGAATTCACCCCGCCGTCCTACTGGGGCAAGGGCACCCGGCACGACTTCGACTATGTCGTCGCCATCAACTACAACCGCGTCCAGGGCGCCTCTCCGCTGGATCCGACGCGCCCCCAGGGGCAGGCGAAAGGTGGCGGGATCTGGTTGCACCTGGACCACGGCAGCGGGACCTCCGGCTGCGTCAGCCTCCCCAAGGCCGCGATGGCGACGCTGCTGCGGGCCCTCGACCCGCAGCGGCATCCGGTGGTGGTGATGGGGGACCGGGCGCATCTGCTGGCGTGA
- a CDS encoding alpha/beta hydrolase family protein codes for MLRLSSDPLFQSFAERALAQSSRGGAEFGECEKTLGRILPGDTAGWHREWTATAAMVESWARESDEQGHRVSAREAYLRATTYYRASYLPLFGAPVDPRLVEAFDRERRCFGRFAELAPHPLHPVAIPFEGGSLPGYLCAPDSGPTPRPVLVGVNGYDSNIHEMYWSHAVPALRRGYVCLLVDGPGQGASLIEDGRTLRPDWETVLRPVVDHVLTLPQVDPDRIAVMGWSFGGCLAPRGVGGEPRVAALVADPGLWDPAAVSRALPLPDDLRERLPKVDPAELDPYLAGVADDPIWRWKLVQRALWVHGLESLGEYLVEMSRYHLAEAAAAIACPTLVACAENDPLSAQAQELYDALRCPKKLVRFTADEGSAGHCETWNRSRFDQQVFDWLDEVLAAR; via the coding sequence GTGCTTCGTCTCAGCAGCGATCCGCTGTTCCAGTCGTTCGCCGAGCGGGCGCTCGCCCAGAGCAGCCGTGGGGGCGCCGAGTTCGGCGAGTGCGAGAAGACCTTGGGACGCATCCTCCCCGGAGACACCGCCGGATGGCACCGGGAGTGGACGGCCACCGCCGCCATGGTGGAGTCCTGGGCGCGGGAGAGCGACGAGCAGGGGCACCGCGTAAGCGCCCGTGAGGCGTATCTGCGGGCGACCACCTATTACCGCGCCTCCTACCTCCCGCTGTTCGGGGCGCCCGTCGACCCGCGGCTGGTCGAGGCGTTCGACCGTGAGCGCCGGTGCTTCGGCCGCTTCGCCGAGCTCGCCCCGCACCCCCTGCACCCCGTGGCGATCCCCTTCGAGGGCGGCAGCCTGCCCGGATATCTGTGCGCGCCCGACAGCGGACCCACGCCCCGGCCCGTCCTCGTCGGCGTCAACGGCTATGACTCCAACATCCACGAGATGTACTGGTCGCACGCCGTGCCCGCGCTCCGCCGCGGCTATGTCTGCCTGCTCGTCGACGGCCCCGGACAGGGCGCATCGCTGATCGAGGACGGCCGTACGCTGCGCCCGGACTGGGAGACGGTGCTGCGGCCGGTGGTCGACCACGTCCTGACGCTGCCTCAGGTAGATCCCGACCGTATCGCCGTCATGGGCTGGAGCTTCGGGGGCTGTCTCGCGCCGCGCGGGGTCGGCGGCGAACCGCGGGTGGCCGCGCTGGTCGCCGATCCCGGGCTGTGGGACCCGGCGGCGGTCAGCAGGGCGCTGCCGCTGCCGGACGACCTCCGGGAGCGGCTGCCGAAGGTCGATCCGGCGGAACTGGACCCCTATCTCGCCGGGGTCGCCGACGATCCGATCTGGCGCTGGAAGCTCGTCCAGCGGGCGCTGTGGGTGCACGGACTGGAGTCGCTCGGCGAGTACCTCGTGGAGATGAGCCGCTACCACCTCGCGGAAGCGGCGGCCGCCATCGCCTGCCCCACCCTGGTCGCCTGCGCCGAGAACGACCCGCTCTCGGCGCAGGCCCAGGAGCTGTACGACGCGCTGCGCTGCCCCAAGAAGCTGGTCCGCTTCACGGCTGACGAGGGATCGGCCGGCCACTGCGAGACCTGGAACCGCTCACGGTTCGACCAGCAGGTCTTCGACTGGCTCGACGAGGTGCTCGCGGCCCGGTGA
- a CDS encoding ABC transporter transmembrane domain-containing protein, with the protein MQIRDLPHPDPGVPDVRTGGRLLLWLYRQQLGGQAKALAWGLVHTGAVASFPLPVGLAVQAVVDRNGGQLAWSGGLMTLLGALVALGDVMLHRSAVTNWITAVARLQQLLARKTTELGSALTQRVAAGEIVAVSTGDLEKIGWFVEAVSRFGAAALTSAGVCVVLMVYQPALGIVVALGVPVLALAVLPLLPPATRRADAQREKAGRATELASDTVAGLRVLRGIGGEELFLGRYRSASQDVRRAAVRSARMWSLISAVQVVLPGLLLIAVVWYGVGLVQDSRIALGELVTVYSAVAFLLYPLRHFEEIAMAYSFSRPSAKRAARVLALARPSGGTAGAPEALDGDLYDPVSGLTAAAGRLTAVVCGDPDAAGRLAERLGGHPAETDTGTAAGTAAGTQPSVLLGGTALDDVSRDAARGAVLVQDKDPVLLSGTLGELLDVPSSGLVDTREALAAAQCGDVLAALAQASADDSGDPMRTRITERGRSLSGGQRQRLALARSLVADPTVLVLDEPTSAVDSHTEARIADGLRTLRGGRTTVVLTSSPLLLDRADQVVFLADGKVAATGGHRELLRGHPAYRAVVTRETDDAPVAPGLAPPEETPVRLGRWDQIEETA; encoded by the coding sequence ATGCAGATTCGCGATCTTCCGCACCCCGACCCCGGCGTCCCGGACGTCCGTACGGGCGGACGGCTCCTCCTGTGGCTCTACCGACAGCAGCTCGGCGGGCAGGCCAAGGCCCTGGCGTGGGGGCTGGTGCACACCGGTGCGGTGGCCTCGTTCCCGCTGCCGGTGGGCCTCGCCGTACAAGCCGTGGTGGACCGCAACGGCGGCCAACTGGCCTGGTCCGGGGGCCTGATGACGCTCCTCGGAGCGCTGGTCGCCCTCGGCGATGTGATGCTGCACCGCTCGGCGGTGACCAACTGGATCACCGCCGTCGCCCGGTTGCAGCAGCTGCTCGCCCGCAAGACCACCGAGCTCGGCTCGGCCCTGACCCAGCGCGTGGCGGCCGGTGAGATCGTCGCCGTCAGCACCGGTGACCTGGAGAAGATCGGCTGGTTCGTGGAGGCGGTGTCCCGCTTCGGCGCGGCGGCGCTGACCTCGGCCGGGGTCTGTGTGGTCCTGATGGTCTATCAGCCCGCCCTCGGCATCGTGGTGGCCCTGGGCGTACCGGTCCTGGCGCTGGCCGTGCTGCCGCTGCTGCCGCCCGCCACCCGGCGCGCCGACGCCCAGCGCGAGAAAGCGGGCCGGGCCACCGAGCTGGCCTCCGACACCGTCGCCGGGCTGCGGGTGCTGCGCGGCATCGGCGGCGAGGAACTCTTCCTCGGCCGCTACCGCAGCGCCTCGCAGGACGTCCGCAGGGCCGCCGTGCGCAGCGCCCGTATGTGGTCGCTGATCTCGGCCGTCCAGGTGGTGCTGCCGGGCCTGCTGCTGATCGCGGTGGTCTGGTACGGCGTCGGGCTCGTCCAGGACAGCCGGATCGCCCTCGGCGAACTGGTCACCGTCTACAGCGCGGTCGCCTTTCTGCTCTACCCGCTGCGCCACTTCGAGGAGATCGCCATGGCGTACTCCTTCTCCCGACCTTCGGCGAAGCGCGCGGCGCGCGTGCTGGCGCTGGCCCGGCCGTCCGGGGGCACGGCCGGCGCCCCGGAGGCGCTCGACGGCGATCTGTACGACCCGGTCAGCGGGCTGACGGCCGCGGCCGGGCGGCTGACCGCGGTGGTCTGCGGCGACCCGGATGCCGCGGGCCGGCTCGCCGAACGCCTGGGCGGGCATCCGGCGGAGACGGACACGGGGACGGCCGCGGGGACGGCCGCGGGGACACAGCCCTCCGTCCTGCTGGGCGGCACGGCCCTGGACGACGTCTCTCGCGACGCCGCCCGCGGCGCCGTCCTCGTCCAGGACAAGGACCCCGTACTGCTCTCCGGCACCCTCGGCGAGCTCCTCGACGTCCCGTCCTCCGGGCTCGTGGACACGCGGGAGGCGCTGGCCGCGGCGCAGTGCGGCGATGTGCTGGCCGCACTGGCGCAGGCGTCCGCCGATGACTCCGGGGACCCGATGCGCACCCGGATCACCGAACGCGGCCGGTCGCTGTCCGGTGGTCAGCGCCAGCGTCTGGCCCTGGCCCGCTCGCTGGTCGCCGACCCCACCGTCCTGGTGCTGGACGAGCCGACCAGCGCCGTCGACTCCCACACCGAGGCCCGGATCGCCGACGGTCTGCGCACGCTGCGCGGCGGCCGGACGACGGTGGTGCTCACCTCCAGCCCCCTGCTGCTGGACCGCGCCGACCAGGTCGTCTTCCTTGCCGACGGCAAGGTCGCGGCCACCGGCGGCCATCGCGAACTGCTGCGCGGCCACCCCGCCTACCGCGCCGTCGTCACCCGCGAAACCGATGACGCCCCCGTTGCCCCCGGGCTCGCCCCACCGGAAGAAACCCCCGTGCGGCTGGGCCGCTGGGACCAGATCGAGGAGACCGCATGA
- a CDS encoding metal-dependent hydrolase codes for MMGPAHSLSGAAAWLGVGAAADAAGYPMPWPVLVCGALICAGAALAPDLDHKSATISRAFGPLSRIVCEVVDALSHAVYKATRMRGDSNRNGGHRTLTHTWVWAVLVGGGMSLLAMEGGRWAVLGILFVHMVLAIEGLLWRAARVSSDVLVWLLGAAAAWILGGILDQPGNGAHWLFTEPGQGYLWLGLPVVLGALVHDIGDALTVSGCPVLWPIPIGRKRWYPVGPPKGMRFKAGSWVEIKVLMPVFMLLGGLGGLGALGYI; via the coding sequence ATGATGGGACCGGCGCACTCGCTGTCCGGGGCGGCGGCCTGGCTGGGGGTGGGCGCCGCGGCCGATGCCGCCGGGTATCCGATGCCCTGGCCGGTGCTGGTCTGCGGAGCCCTGATCTGTGCCGGCGCGGCACTGGCCCCCGACCTCGACCACAAGTCCGCCACCATCTCCCGGGCCTTCGGCCCGCTCTCGCGGATCGTGTGCGAGGTGGTCGATGCCCTCTCGCACGCCGTCTACAAGGCGACCAGGATGCGCGGCGACTCGAACCGCAACGGCGGTCACCGCACGCTCACCCACACCTGGGTGTGGGCCGTCCTGGTCGGCGGCGGTATGTCGCTGCTGGCGATGGAGGGCGGCCGCTGGGCGGTGCTCGGCATCCTCTTCGTGCATATGGTCCTCGCCATCGAGGGCCTGCTGTGGCGGGCGGCCCGGGTCTCCAGCGATGTGCTGGTGTGGCTGCTGGGCGCAGCCGCGGCCTGGATCCTGGGCGGCATACTCGACCAGCCGGGCAACGGCGCGCACTGGCTGTTCACCGAACCGGGCCAGGGCTACCTCTGGTTGGGCCTGCCCGTCGTGCTCGGCGCCCTGGTCCACGACATCGGTGACGCGCTGACCGTCTCCGGCTGCCCCGTCCTGTGGCCCATCCCCATCGGCCGTAAGCGCTGGTATCCGGTCGGCCCGCCCAAGGGCATGCGCTTCAAGGCGGGCAGCTGGGTGGAGATCAAGGTGCTGATGCCGGTCTTCATGCTGCTGGGCGGCCTCGGCGGCCTGGGCGCCCTCGGCTACATCTGA
- a CDS encoding acyl-CoA thioesterase, whose translation MTNPAEKLVDLLDLEQIEMNIFRGRSPQESLQRVFGGQVAGQALVAAGRTTEGDRPVHSLHAYFLRPGRPGVPIVYQVERVRDGRSFTTRRVVAVQQGRTIFNLTASFHQPEPGFDHQLPMRRAVPDPEDLPTVADEVREHLGGLPETLERMARRQPFDIRYVDRLRWAPEEIEGAEPRSAVWMRAVGPLGDDPLVHTCALTYASDMTLLDAVRIPIEPLWGPRGFDMASLDHAMWFHRPFRADEWFLYDQESPIATGGRGLARGRIYDREGRMLVSVVQEGLFRKLGG comes from the coding sequence ATGACCAATCCCGCCGAGAAGCTGGTGGATCTGCTCGATCTCGAGCAGATCGAGATGAACATCTTCCGGGGCCGAAGTCCGCAGGAGAGCCTCCAGCGGGTCTTCGGCGGGCAGGTCGCGGGCCAGGCGCTGGTGGCGGCCGGGCGGACCACCGAGGGGGACCGCCCGGTCCACTCGCTGCACGCGTACTTTCTGCGGCCCGGCCGTCCCGGGGTGCCGATCGTGTACCAGGTCGAGCGGGTCCGCGACGGGCGGTCCTTCACCACCCGCCGGGTTGTCGCCGTCCAGCAGGGACGCACGATCTTCAATCTGACCGCCTCCTTTCATCAGCCGGAACCCGGCTTCGATCATCAGTTGCCCATGCGCCGGGCGGTGCCCGACCCTGAGGACCTGCCCACCGTCGCGGACGAGGTCCGCGAGCATCTGGGCGGTCTGCCCGAGACCCTGGAGCGCATGGCGCGCCGTCAGCCGTTCGACATCCGGTATGTCGACCGGCTGCGCTGGGCACCGGAGGAGATCGAGGGTGCGGAGCCGCGCAGTGCGGTGTGGATGCGCGCGGTGGGGCCGTTGGGTGACGATCCACTGGTACACACCTGCGCGCTCACCTACGCCAGCGATATGACGCTGCTGGACGCCGTCCGCATCCCGATCGAACCGCTGTGGGGCCCTCGGGGCTTCGACATGGCCTCGCTCGACCATGCGATGTGGTTCCACCGTCCGTTCCGCGCGGACGAGTGGTTCCTCTACGACCAGGAGTCACCGATCGCCACCGGCGGCCGGGGACTGGCCCGGGGACGGATCTACGACCGGGAGGGCAGAATGCTGGTCTCGGTCGTCCAGGAG
- a CDS encoding ABC transporter ATP-binding protein, producing MIGLAPPEHDPDAPQTATTLPVGSPATVRAYVGELIRRHRRAFAVLVGVNAAAVIASMAGPYLLGGLVEDLSAGHREIQLGRAIGLFALALVAQTLFVRMVRLRGAMLGEQMLADLREDFLVRSVALPPGVLERAGTGDLLSRITTDIDRLSEAMREAVPQLAIGVVWIALLIGGLTVTAPPLALSVLIALPLLVVGCRWYFARAPRAYRSEAAGYAAVSAALAESVDAGRTIEAHRLGPRRIAQSERRIREWTQWERYTLFLRSVLFPVVNVTHVLLLGSVLLLGGVWVMAGDMTPGQLTTGALLAQMMAEPIAMILRWYDELQVAQVSLARLVGVREIEPQAADGAAAPKGREVRADAVRFGYRQGVDVLHEVSLRVRPGSRLALVGPSGAGKSTLGRLLAGIYGPRTGSVTLGGAELSRMPAERVRAQVALVNQEHHVFVGSLRDNLLLALPHSRLRPSGGTPIDAADAELWAALGAVDAADWAAALDDGLDTEVGSGGHPLTPAQAQQIALARLVLADPHTLVLDEATSLLDPRAARHLERSLGKVLDGRTVVAIAHRLHTAYDADLIAVVEEGRISELGSHDELVAADGAYAALWRSWHG from the coding sequence ATGATCGGCCTGGCGCCACCGGAGCACGATCCCGACGCCCCGCAGACCGCCACGACCCTGCCCGTCGGCTCACCGGCGACCGTGCGTGCCTACGTGGGCGAGCTGATCCGCCGCCACCGGCGGGCCTTCGCCGTGCTGGTCGGTGTCAATGCGGCGGCGGTCATCGCCTCGATGGCCGGGCCGTATCTGCTCGGCGGTCTGGTCGAGGACCTCTCCGCGGGCCACCGCGAGATCCAACTGGGGCGCGCCATCGGGCTGTTCGCCCTCGCGCTGGTCGCCCAGACCCTGTTCGTACGGATGGTCCGGCTGCGCGGGGCGATGCTGGGCGAGCAGATGCTGGCCGATCTGCGCGAGGACTTTCTCGTACGGTCCGTGGCGCTGCCGCCGGGCGTGCTGGAGCGGGCCGGGACCGGCGATCTGCTGTCCCGTATCACCACCGACATCGACCGGCTGTCGGAGGCGATGCGCGAGGCCGTACCGCAGCTGGCCATCGGGGTGGTGTGGATCGCGCTGCTGATCGGCGGGCTGACGGTGACCGCGCCGCCGCTGGCGCTGTCCGTGCTCATCGCGCTGCCGCTCCTGGTCGTCGGCTGCCGCTGGTACTTCGCCCGGGCGCCGCGCGCCTATCGTTCCGAGGCGGCCGGATACGCCGCGGTGTCGGCCGCGCTGGCCGAGAGCGTGGATGCGGGGCGCACCATCGAGGCGCACCGGCTCGGCCCGCGCCGGATCGCCCAGTCGGAGCGCCGGATCCGCGAGTGGACGCAATGGGAGCGCTACACGCTGTTCCTGCGGTCGGTGCTCTTTCCTGTGGTGAACGTGACCCATGTGCTGCTGCTGGGCTCGGTGCTGCTGCTCGGCGGGGTGTGGGTGATGGCGGGTGATATGACGCCGGGTCAGCTGACGACCGGTGCGCTGCTGGCGCAGATGATGGCCGAGCCGATCGCCATGATCCTGCGCTGGTACGACGAGCTCCAGGTGGCCCAGGTGTCCCTGGCGCGGCTGGTGGGCGTGCGGGAGATCGAGCCGCAGGCCGCGGACGGGGCGGCCGCGCCGAAGGGCCGGGAGGTCCGCGCCGACGCGGTGCGCTTCGGCTACCGACAGGGCGTCGATGTGCTGCACGAGGTCTCGCTGCGGGTGCGGCCGGGCAGCAGGCTGGCTCTGGTCGGCCCGTCCGGCGCCGGGAAGTCGACGCTGGGCCGGCTGCTGGCCGGTATCTACGGGCCGCGCACCGGCAGCGTCACCCTGGGCGGTGCCGAGCTGTCGCGGATGCCCGCCGAACGGGTCCGCGCGCAGGTGGCCCTGGTCAACCAGGAACATCATGTCTTCGTCGGCTCGCTCCGCGACAATCTGCTGCTCGCCCTCCCCCACTCCCGGCTTCGCCCGAGCGGGGGAACCCCCATCGATGCAGCGGATGCCGAACTGTGGGCGGCACTGGGCGCGGTGGACGCCGCGGACTGGGCGGCTGCGCTGGACGACGGCCTGGACACCGAGGTCGGCTCCGGGGGCCATCCGCTCACCCCGGCGCAGGCCCAGCAGATCGCGCTGGCGCGGCTGGTGCTCGCCGATCCGCACACCCTGGTGCTGGACGAGGCAACCTCGCTGCTGGATCCGCGCGCCGCCCGGCATCTGGAGCGTTCCCTGGGCAAGGTGCTGGACGGCCGTACGGTGGTGGCCATTGCGCACCGGCTGCACACCGCGTACGACGCGGACCTGATCGCGGTGGTCGAGGAGGGCCGGATCAGCGAACTGGGCAGCCACGACGAGCTGGTCGCGGCGGACGGCGCGTATGCGGCGCTGTGGCGGTCCTGGCACGGGTGA
- a CDS encoding DEAD/DEAH box helicase gives MTLIDHLPNDADPDALFEAFSGWAEQQGIALYPAQEEALIEVVSGANVVLSTPTGSGKSLVAAGAHFTALANDQVTFYTAPIKALVSEKFFDLCKLFGTENVGMLTGDASVNSDAPVICCTAEVLASIALRDGRHADIGQVVMDEFHFYAEADRGWAWQIPLLELPQAQFVLMSATLGDVAMFEKDLTRRTGRPTSVVRSATRPVPLSYEYRTTPLTETLTELLETRQAPVYIVHFTQAAAVERAQALMSINMCTRAEKDEIAKLIGNFRFTTKFGQNLSRYVRHGIGVHHAGMLPKYRRLVEKLAQAGLLKVICGTDTLGVGVNVPIRTVLFTALTKYDGNRVRTLRAREFHQIAGRAGRAGFDTAGFVVAQAPEHVVENEKALAKAGDDPKKRRKVVRKKAPEGFVNWGQNTFEKLIAAEPEPLTSRFRVTHAMLLSVIARPGNAFEAMRRLLEDNHEPRRSQLRHIRRAIAIYRSLVDGGIVERLAEPDAEGRIVRLTVDLQQDFALNQPLSTFALAAFDLLDPESPSYALDMVSVVESTLDDPRQILAAQQNKARGEAVAQMKADGVEYEDRMERLMDVEYPKPLDELLSHAYGLYRRSHPWVGDHPLSPKSVIRDMYERAMTFSEFVSFYELARTEGIVLRYLASAYKALDHTVPDDLKSEDFQDIIAWLGEMVRQVDSSLLDEWEKLANPEEETAEEAMEHADEVKPVTTNVRAFRVLVRNAMFRRVELAALDKVEELGEMDADSGWDADAWGEAMDAYWDEYDDLGTGPDARGPRLLQIQEDTAHGLWKVRQTFADPNGDHDWGISAEVDLAASDEEGRAVVRVTDVGQL, from the coding sequence GTGACCCTCATCGATCATCTGCCGAACGACGCCGACCCCGATGCCCTCTTCGAAGCCTTTTCGGGCTGGGCCGAGCAGCAGGGCATCGCGCTCTACCCTGCCCAGGAGGAGGCGCTGATCGAAGTGGTCTCGGGTGCGAACGTCGTCCTGTCCACCCCCACCGGCTCCGGTAAGAGCCTGGTGGCGGCCGGTGCGCACTTCACCGCCCTCGCGAATGACCAGGTCACCTTCTACACAGCGCCCATCAAGGCGCTGGTGTCGGAGAAGTTCTTCGATCTGTGCAAGCTGTTCGGCACCGAGAACGTCGGGATGCTGACCGGGGACGCCTCGGTCAACTCCGATGCGCCGGTCATCTGCTGCACCGCCGAGGTGCTCGCCTCCATCGCGCTGCGCGACGGTCGGCACGCCGACATCGGCCAGGTCGTGATGGACGAGTTCCACTTCTATGCCGAGGCGGACCGCGGTTGGGCCTGGCAGATCCCGCTGCTGGAGCTGCCGCAGGCGCAGTTCGTCCTGATGTCGGCGACGCTCGGCGATGTCGCGATGTTCGAGAAGGACCTCACCCGGCGCACCGGCCGCCCCACCTCGGTCGTGCGGTCGGCGACGCGGCCCGTGCCGCTGTCGTACGAGTACCGCACCACCCCGCTGACCGAGACGCTCACCGAGCTGCTGGAGACCCGGCAGGCACCGGTCTATATCGTGCACTTCACCCAGGCCGCGGCCGTGGAGCGGGCGCAGGCGCTGATGAGCATCAATATGTGCACGCGGGCCGAGAAGGACGAGATCGCCAAGCTGATCGGCAATTTCCGCTTCACCACCAAGTTCGGCCAGAACCTCTCGCGGTATGTGCGCCATGGCATCGGCGTGCATCACGCCGGCATGCTCCCGAAATACCGGCGGCTGGTGGAGAAGCTCGCGCAGGCGGGGCTGCTGAAGGTGATCTGCGGTACGGACACGCTCGGTGTCGGAGTGAATGTGCCGATCCGTACGGTGCTGTTCACCGCGCTGACGAAGTACGACGGCAACCGGGTGCGCACGCTGCGGGCCCGGGAGTTCCACCAGATCGCCGGGCGGGCCGGGCGGGCCGGATTCGACACCGCCGGTTTCGTTGTGGCGCAGGCTCCCGAGCATGTCGTCGAGAACGAGAAGGCGCTCGCCAAGGCCGGCGACGATCCGAAGAAGCGCCGCAAGGTGGTCCGCAAGAAGGCTCCCGAGGGCTTCGTCAACTGGGGTCAGAACACCTTCGAGAAGCTGATCGCCGCCGAGCCGGAGCCGCTCACCTCCCGCTTCCGGGTCACCCACGCCATGCTGCTGTCCGTCATCGCCCGGCCCGGCAACGCCTTCGAGGCGATGCGGCGGCTGCTGGAGGACAATCACGAGCCGCGCCGCAGCCAGCTGCGGCACATCCGCCGCGCCATCGCGATCTACCGGTCGCTGGTGGACGGCGGGATCGTGGAACGGCTGGCGGAGCCGGATGCGGAGGGCCGGATCGTCCGGCTGACCGTCGACCTCCAGCAGGACTTCGCGCTCAATCAGCCGCTGTCGACCTTCGCACTGGCCGCTTTCGATCTCCTCGACCCCGAATCGCCGTCGTATGCGCTGGACATGGTCTCGGTCGTGGAGTCCACGCTGGACGATCCGCGCCAGATCCTCGCGGCGCAGCAGAACAAGGCCCGGGGCGAGGCGGTCGCCCAGATGAAGGCCGACGGCGTCGAGTACGAGGACCGCATGGAGCGCCTCATGGACGTCGAGTACCCCAAACCGCTCGACGAGCTGCTCTCGCACGCCTACGGCCTCTACCGCAGGAGCCACCCGTGGGTCGGCGACCATCCGCTGTCGCCGAAGTCGGTCATCCGCGATATGTACGAACGCGCCATGACCTTCAGCGAGTTCGTCTCCTTCTACGAGCTGGCCCGCACCGAGGGCATCGTGCTGCGCTACCTGGCGAGCGCCTACAAGGCCCTGGACCACACCGTGCCCGACGATCTGAAGTCGGAGGACTTCCAGGACATCATCGCCTGGCTCGGCGAGATGGTGCGGCAGGTCGACTCCAGCCTCCTGGACGAGTGGGAGAAGCTCGCCAACCCGGAGGAGGAGACGGCCGAGGAGGCCATGGAGCACGCGGACGAGGTCAAGCCCGTCACCACCAATGTGCGCGCCTTCCGGGTGCTGGTACGCAATGCGATGTTCCGGCGGGTGGAGCTGGCGGCACTGGACAAGGTCGAGGAGCTCGGCGAGATGGACGCCGACTCGGGCTGGGACGCCGACGCCTGGGGCGAGGCGATGGATGCCTACTGGGACGAATACGACGACCTGGGCACCGGCCCGGATGCGCGCGGGCCCAGGCTGCTGCAGATTCAGGAGGACACGGCGCACGGGCTGTGGAAGGTGCGGCAGACTTTCGCCGACCCGAACGGTGATCACGACTGGGGCATCTCCGCGGAGGTGGACCTGGCCGCCTCCGACGAGGAGGGGCGCGCGGTGGTGCGCGTCACCGACGTGGGTCAGCTGTAG